In the genome of Raphanus sativus cultivar WK10039 chromosome 4, ASM80110v3, whole genome shotgun sequence, one region contains:
- the LOC108852122 gene encoding uncharacterized protein LOC108852122: MNLKQYFHTHRPHDLGSNSAWSTPFVGAPSSPSRGAPPGYFFSEPSSPIHFFMCSAAPSENNTKLDSSTPGDSEFEFSSRLSSSSSGPIGGVPMTSAEELFPNGLIKPMKLSSSSTHLQRPQILAPLLDLETEEEEALRDGGVNRRGRDLKLRSGTVQWSQEEEEVKECIRKLPEDYEDETKNNKTETAPSCSRSSSYGRNSKKWIFLKDLLHRSKSEGRGNGKEKLWSNVSFSPVNLKEKKLKSEDAAAVERQKQPPPAKRSPITGKPTNGIANRRGVQPSAHELHYTTNRAQAEEMKMRTYLPYRHGLFGCLGFSSKGYSAFNGLARSLNPVSSG; encoded by the exons ATGAATTTGAAGCAATATTTTCATACGCATAGACCACACG ACCTCGGCTCTAACTCTGCTTGGTCCACGCCGTTCGTCGGCGCTCCGTCTAGTCCCAGCCGTGGAGCACCGCCGGGTTATTTCTTCAGCGAACCGTCGAGTCCCATTCATTTCTTCATGTGCTCTGCTGCTCCGTCGGAGAATAATACGAAGCTCGACTCGTCTACTCCCGGCGACTCCGAGTTCGAGTTCTCGTCTCGTTTGTCTTCCAGCAGCAGCGGTCCTATAGGCGGCGTACCGATGACCTCCGCGGAGGAGCTCTTCCCCAACGGTCTGATCAAGCCGATGAAGCTCTCTTCAAGTTCAACCCACCTCCAACGGCCTCAGATCTTAGCGCCGCTTCTAGATcttgaaacagaggaagaagaggcgTTACGAGACGGTGGTGTGAATAGGCGAGGGAGAGATCTGAAGTTGAGAAGCGGAACTGTTCAGTGGAGccaagaggaggaagaggtgaAGGAGTGTATACGGAAGCTACCGGAAGATTACGAGGACGAAACCAAGAATAACAAAACTGAAACGGCGCCGTCTTGTTCTCGTTCGTCGTCTTACGGTAGGAACTCGAAGAAATGGATCTTCCTCAAGGATCTGCTCCACCGGAGCAAAAGCGAAGGTAGAGGAAACGGCAAGGAGAAGCTCTGGTCAAACGTTTCATTCTCTCCGGTCAATCTCAAAGAGAAGAAACTCAAATCAGAGGACGCAGCAGCCGTCGAGAGACAGAAACAACCACCACCGGCGAAAAGATCTCCGATCACCGGCAAACCAACTAATGGAATAGCGAATCGGCGAGGAGTGCAGCCGTCGGCCCACGAGCTGCATTACACAACGAACAGAGCTCAAGCAGAGGAGATGAAGATGAGGACATACTTGCCGTACAGGCATGGACTCTTCGGCTGCTTAGGGTTCAGTTCCAAAGGTTATAGTGCCTTTAACGGTTTAGCCCGAAGCTTAAACCCGGTTTCATCCGGTTAA